The following coding sequences lie in one Actinomycetota bacterium genomic window:
- a CDS encoding S-adenosylmethionine:tRNA ribosyltransferase-isomerase, translating into MSALTIAAAAVEANEPPEARGLPRDSVRLLAARGNGGLEHTRFRRLPDLLAAGDLLVVNTSATLPAAVPATDQSGTGVIVHLSTRMPGDLWLVELRHPVAGGASEPWTRGADGESGVGPALELPGGATVELLAPWAHGEGRLWFATLALPQPFLTWLHRYGRPIRYDYVPRDWPLAMYQTVFAREPGSAEMPSAARPFTPEVVTELVSRGVALTPLLLHTGVSSGEAHEAPYPEPYRVPITTARRVNETRAAGGRVIAVGTTVVRALETVADADGVVHPGEGWTDVVVTPARGVRAVDGLITGWHDPEASHLQLLEAVAGRELLDRSYEAARAAGYRWHEFGDSHLLLP; encoded by the coding sequence GTGAGCGCTCTCACCATCGCAGCCGCTGCCGTCGAGGCGAACGAGCCGCCCGAGGCGAGAGGCCTTCCCCGTGACAGCGTGCGTCTGCTCGCCGCACGTGGGAACGGCGGGCTCGAGCACACGCGCTTCCGCCGGTTGCCCGACCTGTTGGCCGCGGGTGACCTGCTCGTCGTCAACACGTCCGCCACACTGCCCGCGGCCGTCCCCGCCACCGATCAGTCGGGCACCGGGGTGATCGTGCACCTCTCGACTCGAATGCCGGGCGACCTGTGGTTGGTCGAGCTGCGCCACCCGGTGGCCGGCGGCGCGAGTGAGCCCTGGACCCGTGGTGCCGACGGCGAGAGTGGCGTCGGCCCTGCGCTCGAGCTGCCGGGCGGGGCGACGGTGGAGCTGCTCGCGCCCTGGGCGCACGGAGAGGGGCGGCTGTGGTTCGCGACGCTCGCCCTGCCGCAGCCGTTCCTGACCTGGCTCCACCGGTACGGGCGCCCCATCCGTTACGACTATGTGCCGCGCGACTGGCCTCTCGCGATGTACCAGACGGTCTTCGCACGCGAGCCGGGCAGCGCGGAGATGCCCAGCGCGGCGCGTCCCTTCACGCCCGAGGTGGTGACCGAGCTCGTCTCGCGCGGCGTCGCGTTGACACCGCTCTTGCTGCACACGGGTGTGTCGTCGGGCGAGGCCCACGAGGCGCCTTACCCGGAGCCCTACCGCGTTCCGATCACGACCGCCCGCCGGGTGAACGAGACGCGAGCGGCCGGCGGTCGCGTCATCGCGGTGGGGACGACGGTGGTGCGCGCGCTCGAGACCGTCGCCGACGCGGACGGCGTCGTCCATCCGGGTGAGGGGTGGACCGACGTGGTCGTCACCCCGGCGCGAGGGGTACGCGCGGTCGACGGGCTGATCACGGGCTGGCACGACCCCGAGGCATCGCATCTCCAACTGCTCGAGGCGGTGGCGGGGCGGGAGCTCCTCGACCGTTCGTACGAGGCGGCAAGGGCCGCGGGTTATCGCTGGCACGAGTTCGGGGACTCGCACCTGCTCCTTCCCTGA
- a CDS encoding response regulator: protein MSALSAIVCDDDPEARQVVSRLVSACGFEVAAELDLAVSAVAVAEVIGPTVVLLDLSFPGLSSLKAIPLLREAAPGCEVVVCSAYETVRPTALRSGATEVVDKGDLHRLEQVLKKIAELRGATSGVAAP, encoded by the coding sequence ATGAGCGCGTTGTCCGCCATCGTCTGCGACGACGATCCCGAGGCCAGGCAGGTGGTGAGCCGGCTCGTCTCCGCCTGTGGGTTCGAGGTGGCCGCCGAGCTCGACCTCGCCGTCAGCGCGGTTGCCGTGGCCGAGGTGATCGGGCCCACCGTCGTCCTGCTCGACCTCTCGTTCCCGGGCCTCTCGAGCCTCAAGGCGATCCCGCTCCTGCGGGAGGCGGCGCCCGGTTGTGAGGTCGTGGTCTGCTCCGCGTACGAGACGGTGCGCCCGACCGCCCTGCGCTCGGGCGCGACCGAGGTCGTCGACAAGGGCGACCTCCACCGCCTGGAGCAGGTCCTGAAGAAGATCGCGGAGCTGCGGGGCGCCACCTCCGGCGTCGCCGCGCCCTGA
- a CDS encoding PDZ domain-containing protein produces MIDEGTEQDRREREALDAYSSVVVAVAAAVTPSVASLKVTRRARNGRPADGAGSGVVITPDGFLLTSAHVVAGAHRGGALFSDGFEAGLEVVGTDALSDLAVVRVRGGDLVPAELGDADRLRVGQLVIAIGNPMGYTGSVTAGVVSALGRSFPTRAGSASRLVENVIQTDAALNPGNSGGALVDGRGRLVGVNTAVAGIGLGLAVPVNDTTRRIIGALMSEGRFRRAYVGIAGGRRPLPPRVARAVGREHGIEVVEVIAGSPADRAGLRTADIVLDVDGVAVEGADDLQRMMIGDAIDRRLTLRVVRGDRVLQLDVTPAELVVT; encoded by the coding sequence ATGATTGACGAGGGCACCGAGCAGGACCGGCGCGAGCGGGAAGCGCTCGACGCCTATTCAAGCGTGGTCGTGGCCGTTGCGGCGGCGGTGACGCCGTCGGTCGCCAGCTTGAAGGTCACGCGACGGGCGCGGAACGGCCGCCCCGCCGACGGCGCGGGCTCGGGCGTCGTCATCACGCCTGACGGCTTCCTGCTCACGTCGGCCCATGTCGTGGCCGGCGCCCACCGGGGCGGCGCGCTGTTCTCCGACGGCTTCGAGGCCGGGCTCGAGGTCGTCGGCACCGACGCTCTCTCCGATCTCGCGGTGGTGCGCGTCCGGGGCGGCGACCTCGTGCCCGCGGAGCTGGGCGACGCCGATCGGTTGCGCGTCGGGCAGCTCGTGATCGCGATCGGCAACCCGATGGGCTACACCGGCTCGGTCACGGCGGGTGTGGTGAGCGCGCTGGGCCGGTCGTTCCCGACGCGCGCCGGCTCCGCCTCTCGACTCGTGGAGAACGTGATCCAGACCGACGCGGCGTTGAACCCGGGGAACTCGGGCGGCGCGCTCGTCGACGGCCGGGGACGCCTGGTCGGCGTCAACACCGCCGTCGCAGGCATCGGGCTGGGGCTCGCGGTGCCCGTCAACGACACGACGCGGCGCATCATCGGCGCGCTCATGAGCGAAGGCCGCTTCCGGCGCGCGTACGTCGGCATCGCGGGCGGCCGCCGGCCCTTGCCGCCGCGCGTCGCGCGCGCGGTGGGTCGTGAGCACGGGATCGAGGTGGTCGAGGTGATCGCAGGCAGCCCCGCGGACCGGGCCGGCCTGCGCACCGCGGACATCGTGCTCGACGTCGACGGTGTCGCGGTCGAAGGTGCCGACGACCTGCAGCGCATGATGATCGGCGATGCCATCGACCGGCGGCTCACGCTGCGCGTCGTGCGGGGTGACCGGGTGTTGCAGCTCGATGTCACGCCGGCGGAGCTGGTGGTGACGTGA
- a CDS encoding M3 family oligoendopeptidase, giving the protein MTTGAETVRWDLSALYASPDDPALADDLSSALDDAKSFSARFHGRIGALSASELAAATDELEAINERIDRAGAFAYLRFATDTADPARGALLQTVEERSTAIATELLFVELEWAAVPDVRAAELLAEPALARWRHFLEAARRFRPHLLSEPEEKVLAEKTVTGRSAWSRLFTQVTDAISVELDGQRVPLEEALSRLHHPDREVRRAAGHAVTRALEPGLTVRTYIFNTILADQSTDDRLRAFPTWISSRNLSNEIDESTVEALVTSVTSRYDLPARWYRLKARLLGLDELTEHDRYAPLLPDEREVDWPEARRTVLDAYRSFSPQMAEIAAGFFERYIDAPVVPGKQGGAFSHPAVPTAHPYVLLNFTARRRDVMTLAHELGHGVHQVLANRQGLFNAATPLTLAETASIFGETVTFARLLDDEHEPSARLALIASRIEDISASVFRQTAMNRFEDAVHNLRRSEGELSAERFGEEWLRTQREMFGDSVRISDEYATWWSYIPHFIHTPGYVYAYAFGNLLALAIYARYEAEGAAFVPSYLELLAAGGSDRPEALAAIVGVDLTDPDFWNAGLAVIGDLVDEAEKLADSLT; this is encoded by the coding sequence ATGACGACCGGAGCGGAGACCGTCCGATGGGACCTGAGCGCGCTGTACGCCTCACCTGACGACCCTGCGCTTGCCGACGACCTCTCGTCGGCCCTCGACGACGCCAAGTCGTTCAGCGCGCGCTTTCACGGTCGCATCGGTGCGCTCTCCGCGTCCGAGCTCGCCGCCGCGACCGACGAGCTCGAGGCGATCAACGAGCGCATCGACCGGGCGGGCGCCTTCGCCTACCTGCGGTTCGCCACCGACACCGCCGACCCCGCCCGCGGCGCGCTGCTCCAGACCGTCGAGGAGCGCTCCACGGCGATCGCCACCGAGCTGCTGTTCGTCGAGCTCGAGTGGGCGGCCGTCCCCGACGTGCGGGCGGCGGAGCTGCTCGCCGAACCCGCGCTCGCCCGCTGGCGCCACTTCCTCGAAGCGGCCCGGCGCTTCCGTCCCCATCTGCTCTCCGAGCCCGAGGAAAAGGTGCTCGCGGAGAAGACGGTGACCGGGCGCTCGGCCTGGTCCCGGCTCTTCACCCAGGTCACCGACGCGATCTCCGTCGAGCTCGACGGGCAGAGGGTGCCGCTCGAGGAGGCGTTGTCGCGCCTGCACCATCCCGACCGCGAGGTGCGGCGGGCCGCGGGGCACGCGGTCACGCGCGCCCTCGAGCCGGGTCTCACGGTCCGCACGTACATCTTCAACACGATCCTCGCCGACCAGTCCACCGACGACCGACTGCGCGCCTTTCCCACGTGGATCTCGTCGCGCAACCTCAGCAACGAGATCGACGAGAGCACGGTCGAGGCGCTCGTCACGTCGGTCACGTCGCGCTACGACCTTCCTGCCCGTTGGTACCGGCTCAAGGCGCGCCTCCTCGGGCTCGACGAGCTCACCGAGCACGACCGCTACGCGCCACTCCTCCCCGACGAACGCGAGGTCGACTGGCCCGAGGCGCGCCGCACCGTGTTGGACGCGTACCGGTCGTTCTCGCCCCAGATGGCCGAGATCGCCGCGGGCTTCTTCGAGCGCTACATCGACGCACCCGTCGTGCCGGGAAAGCAGGGCGGTGCGTTCTCGCATCCGGCCGTGCCCACCGCGCACCCGTACGTCCTGCTCAACTTCACCGCCCGCCGGCGCGACGTCATGACCCTCGCCCATGAGCTCGGCCACGGCGTCCACCAGGTGCTCGCGAATCGCCAGGGGCTGTTCAACGCGGCGACGCCGCTGACGCTGGCCGAGACCGCCTCGATCTTCGGCGAGACGGTGACGTTCGCCCGCCTGCTCGACGACGAGCACGAGCCCAGCGCCCGGCTCGCGCTCATCGCGTCTCGTATCGAGGACATCTCGGCGAGCGTCTTCCGCCAGACGGCGATGAACCGCTTCGAGGACGCGGTGCACAACCTGCGGCGCAGCGAAGGCGAGCTCTCGGCCGAGCGGTTCGGCGAGGAGTGGCTCCGCACGCAGCGCGAGATGTTCGGCGACTCCGTACGCATCTCCGACGAGTACGCCACGTGGTGGAGCTACATACCGCACTTCATCCACACGCCCGGCTACGTCTATGCGTACGCGTTCGGCAACCTGCTCGCCCTCGCCATCTACGCGCGGTACGAGGCCGAAGGTGCGGCGTTCGTGCCCTCCTACCTCGAGCTGCTCGCAGCCGGCGGCTCCGATCGCCCGGAGGCCCTCGCGGCCATCGTCGGCGTCGACCTCACCGATCCCGACTTCTGGAACGCGGGGCTCGCCGTCATCGGCGACCTCGTCGACGAGGCCGAGAAGCTCGCGGACTCGCTGACGTAG
- a CDS encoding ABC transporter ATP-binding protein encodes MTTEPTSSATVRASGAGPLRASGAAVEVRGLVHRFETPDGTLTVLDGLDLSVAAGGYVALSGRSGAGKSTLLSVLGGLERPQRGHVDVGGHDLDALHGDEMAAFRRTTVGFVFQHFGLLGALTASENVELALTLAGARRDRRRERAAELLDAVGLTGRARHRPLALSGGELQRVAIARALANEPRLVLADEPTGNLDEDSTERVLDLLEAVTAARGCTLIVVTHNRAVAARAHVRHRLDGGILHPEVSA; translated from the coding sequence ATGACCACCGAGCCGACGAGCAGCGCGACCGTGCGCGCCTCCGGCGCTGGTCCGCTGCGCGCCTCCGGCGCGGCCGTCGAGGTGCGCGGCCTCGTGCATCGCTTCGAGACGCCAGACGGCACGCTCACGGTGCTCGACGGGCTCGATCTCTCGGTCGCCGCGGGAGGCTACGTGGCGCTCAGCGGCCGCTCGGGCGCGGGGAAGAGCACGCTGCTGTCGGTGTTAGGCGGCCTCGAGCGCCCTCAACGCGGCCACGTCGACGTCGGCGGTCACGACCTCGATGCGCTCCACGGCGATGAGATGGCGGCGTTCCGGCGCACCACGGTGGGTTTCGTGTTCCAGCACTTCGGTCTGCTCGGGGCGTTGACCGCGTCGGAGAACGTCGAGCTCGCGCTCACGTTGGCGGGCGCGCGGCGCGATCGACGCCGGGAGCGGGCGGCCGAGTTGCTCGACGCGGTCGGCCTGACGGGGCGGGCCCGACACCGACCGCTTGCCTTGAGCGGCGGCGAGCTCCAGCGCGTCGCGATTGCCCGCGCGCTCGCGAACGAACCCCGCCTCGTTCTCGCCGACGAGCCGACGGGGAACCTCGACGAGGACTCCACCGAGCGCGTGCTCGATCTGCTCGAGGCGGTCACGGCGGCAAGAGGCTGCACGCTGATCGTCGTCACGCACAACCGTGCGGTCGCGGCCCGCGCCCACGTTCGCCACCGGCTCGACGGCGGGATCCTGCACCCGGAGGTCAGCGCTTGA
- a CDS encoding ABC transporter permease: protein MSWRDAIDLAGRGMLRGPGRAVLTVIAVTLATTLLTGLLTIARTGETRVLDEIAKGGPLAGIKVEAAQPAPGQVDSDTALSGEPHEIDERARRRITSLPGVASVVPIVVAPVFVVPPTTGRGATVPSFGETYVGVDFARVDKLPVSLLAGALPAPGSRTEVAVTQGYLERVGVTKAKAADVVGDEVELGAPRRFEDGQTRGRWTRSTIVGVVAQEIDSGQVLGSLDQARLAREWTVASDTGDAGRFALSSSPYSGLFVVAKGLDRVASVRAQITGIGFATSSPESLITEFQRYRRVVEIVLGGIGVIALVIAALGICNALLAAVRERTREIGVLKAIGARDRDVVHVFLVEATALGLVGGVIGAASGWAVARAVGAVVNRYLTTEGLAGVTVGLPASVVVACVVGAVVLALLAGAVPAARAARLPAREALGDQ, encoded by the coding sequence TTGAGCTGGCGCGACGCGATCGACCTCGCCGGACGGGGCATGCTCCGGGGTCCCGGGCGAGCCGTGCTCACGGTCATCGCGGTGACGTTGGCGACGACGCTGCTCACGGGACTGCTCACGATCGCCCGAACGGGCGAGACGCGCGTGCTCGACGAGATTGCCAAGGGCGGGCCGCTGGCGGGGATCAAGGTCGAGGCCGCGCAACCCGCGCCGGGTCAGGTCGACAGCGACACGGCGCTCTCCGGCGAGCCGCACGAGATCGACGAGCGGGCGCGCCGGCGCATCACCTCCCTCCCGGGCGTGGCATCAGTCGTGCCCATCGTGGTGGCGCCCGTCTTCGTCGTGCCGCCCACGACAGGCCGCGGCGCGACGGTCCCCTCCTTCGGTGAGACCTATGTCGGGGTGGACTTCGCCCGGGTGGACAAGCTCCCGGTCTCGCTGCTCGCCGGCGCGCTTCCCGCGCCCGGCTCGCGCACCGAGGTGGCGGTGACGCAGGGATACCTCGAGCGCGTCGGCGTCACGAAGGCGAAGGCGGCCGACGTCGTCGGCGACGAGGTCGAGCTCGGCGCGCCGCGTCGGTTCGAGGACGGCCAGACCCGGGGCCGGTGGACGCGCTCGACCATCGTGGGCGTGGTCGCCCAGGAAATCGACAGCGGCCAGGTCCTGGGTTCGCTCGACCAGGCCCGCCTGGCGCGCGAGTGGACGGTCGCCAGTGATACCGGCGATGCCGGACGGTTCGCCCTCTCCTCCTCGCCCTACAGCGGGTTGTTCGTCGTGGCGAAGGGCCTCGACCGGGTGGCCTCCGTGCGGGCGCAGATCACCGGCATCGGCTTCGCCACCAGCTCACCCGAGAGCCTGATCACGGAGTTCCAGCGCTACCGGCGGGTGGTCGAGATCGTGCTCGGCGGCATCGGGGTCATCGCCCTCGTGATCGCGGCCCTCGGGATCTGCAACGCGTTGCTCGCAGCAGTGCGCGAGCGCACGCGGGAGATCGGGGTGCTGAAGGCCATCGGGGCGCGCGACCGCGACGTGGTGCACGTGTTCCTCGTGGAGGCGACCGCGCTCGGTCTCGTCGGCGGTGTCATCGGGGCTGCGAGCGGCTGGGCGGTGGCGCGCGCCGTCGGCGCGGTGGTGAACCGTTACCTCACCACCGAGGGACTGGCCGGCGTCACGGTCGGGCTCCCGGCGTCGGTGGTCGTGGCCTGCGTGGTCGGTGCCGTGGTGCTCGCCCTCCTGGCCGGCGCGGTGCCTGCCGCGCGCGCGGCGCGCCTGCCGGCGCGAGAGGCGTTGGGTGACCAGTGA
- a CDS encoding ATP-binding cassette domain-containing protein, producing MSTRPAIVVERLQKAFGTVRALDGIDLTVPQGTVLGLLGPNGAGKTTVVRILTTLLAPDGGHAEVAGFDVVRDAVRLRSAIGLAGQFAAVDEMLTGRENLELVGRLYHLGRAEARERSADVLERFDLVDAADRTVKTYSGGMRRRLDLGASLVGRPVVLFLDEPTTGLDPRSRIGLWEVIEQLVDRGTTLLLTTQYLEEADKLADAIAVIDHGRVIAEGTADELKSQVGGDVLELVVVRREQLKDAVTAIAPLTCGEPQLDEDTGQVRVPVKGGANVLAEAVRHLDAAGVAIADLALHRPTLDDVFLALTGRATAAEAGVAS from the coding sequence ATGAGCACGCGACCGGCGATCGTCGTCGAACGTCTGCAGAAGGCGTTCGGCACGGTCCGCGCGCTCGACGGCATCGACCTCACCGTGCCCCAGGGCACCGTGCTCGGCCTGCTGGGCCCCAACGGTGCGGGCAAGACCACCGTCGTGCGCATCCTGACCACGCTGCTCGCGCCCGACGGGGGCCACGCCGAAGTGGCCGGCTTCGACGTCGTGCGTGACGCGGTCCGCCTCCGTTCGGCGATCGGGCTCGCGGGCCAGTTCGCAGCCGTGGACGAAATGCTGACCGGGCGCGAGAACCTCGAGCTGGTCGGGCGGCTCTACCACCTGGGCCGCGCCGAGGCCCGAGAGCGGTCCGCCGATGTGCTCGAGCGGTTCGACCTCGTCGACGCCGCCGACCGCACGGTGAAGACCTACTCGGGCGGGATGCGGCGCCGCCTCGATCTGGGCGCCAGCCTGGTCGGGCGCCCGGTGGTGCTGTTCCTCGACGAGCCCACCACCGGCCTCGATCCCCGCAGCCGCATCGGATTGTGGGAGGTCATCGAGCAGCTGGTCGATCGAGGCACCACGCTGCTGCTGACGACGCAGTACCTCGAGGAGGCCGACAAGCTCGCCGACGCCATCGCCGTGATCGACCACGGCCGGGTCATCGCCGAAGGCACCGCCGACGAGCTCAAGTCGCAGGTCGGCGGCGACGTGCTCGAGCTCGTCGTCGTCCGCCGCGAGCAGCTGAAGGACGCGGTGACGGCCATCGCGCCGCTCACGTGCGGCGAGCCCCAGCTCGACGAGGACACCGGCCAGGTGCGTGTGCCGGTGAAGGGCGGGGCGAACGTGCTCGCCGAGGCCGTGCGCCACCTCGACGCCGCAGGTGTGGCGATCGCCGACCTGGCCCTGCACCGGCCCACGCTCGACGACGTCTTCCTCGCGCTCACGGGTCGCGCTACCGCGGCCGAGGCCGGAGTCGCGTCGTGA
- a CDS encoding ABC transporter permease, with product MTRRNLVRYVRVPNLLVFSTIQPVMFVLLFTYVFGGAVRIPSGSYKDFLLPGILVQTVIFGSTQTGVGLADDLSRGMIDRFRSLPMARSAVLAGRTLSDTVRNLFVVLLMIGVGLLIGFRFHAGFISAVGAIVLAVLFGLAFSWISAFIGMAVRDVESAQTAGFIWIFPLVFASAVFVPVATMPGWLQSFARVNPVTNTAEAVRALCQGGPTATHVFHSMAWILGILLVFVPLSVRRYRRV from the coding sequence ATGACGCGGCGCAACCTGGTGCGGTACGTCCGCGTGCCCAACCTGCTCGTGTTCTCGACCATCCAGCCGGTGATGTTCGTGCTCCTCTTCACCTACGTCTTCGGCGGGGCGGTGCGCATCCCCAGTGGGTCCTACAAGGACTTCCTGCTGCCGGGGATCCTCGTCCAGACGGTGATCTTCGGTTCCACGCAGACGGGCGTCGGTCTCGCCGATGACCTGTCGCGAGGCATGATCGACCGCTTTCGCTCGCTCCCAATGGCGCGCTCCGCGGTGCTCGCGGGACGCACGCTGTCCGATACCGTGCGCAACCTCTTCGTCGTGCTGCTGATGATCGGAGTCGGGCTCCTCATCGGGTTCCGCTTCCACGCCGGGTTCATCTCAGCCGTGGGGGCGATCGTGCTGGCCGTGCTGTTCGGTCTCGCCTTCTCGTGGATCTCGGCGTTCATCGGCATGGCGGTGCGCGACGTCGAATCGGCGCAGACGGCCGGGTTCATCTGGATCTTCCCTCTCGTCTTCGCCAGCGCGGTGTTCGTGCCCGTCGCCACCATGCCCGGCTGGTTGCAGTCGTTCGCGCGCGTCAACCCGGTGACCAACACGGCTGAAGCCGTGCGCGCGCTCTGCCAGGGCGGCCCCACCGCCACGCACGTCTTCCACTCGATGGCGTGGATCCTGGGCATCCTCCTCGTGTTCGTCCCGCTCTCGGTTCGCCGCTACCGGCGCGTCTGA
- a CDS encoding AarF/ABC1/UbiB kinase family protein has protein sequence MRKGIPLGVATGLLAGAGVGVALSDHERRHRLERQARVWRLTTRRGAHWATMKVRGRRATDAERARLEEQFAIRTAEDVAQVLGNMKGAIMKAGQMISFIAEGLPPEAQAALATLQADVPPMAPSLAEGVIRAELGADPEKLFLEWNRVPVAAASIGQVHRAVMPDGRVVAVKVQYPGVDKAIKSDLDNAEMLYGLFASFALKNMDVKGLVDELRARMGDELDYRLEARCQAEFAVRYRGHPFIHVPEVVPERSTRRVITSEWVGGVNWAELLATASPEAKQQAAEILFRFAEGSIWHHGVFNGDPHPGNYRFLPDGTVTFLDFGLVKRWSPGELESLSPILDAILRSDPDGTEAALIEAGFLSAHHPLTAKRIYEYVSTPYLPFQTDDFTYTPEHVATTIQTMIDLNGEFGDVIRQLNMPPSYVILDRVVWGVSALLGRLGARGNFQALLAEYRKGAPPSTELGQVEAAWRARQSTVAP, from the coding sequence TTGCGCAAGGGGATCCCGCTCGGGGTCGCGACCGGTCTGCTCGCCGGTGCGGGTGTCGGCGTCGCCCTCTCCGACCACGAGCGGCGACACCGGCTCGAGCGCCAGGCGCGCGTCTGGCGCCTCACGACCCGGCGCGGTGCGCACTGGGCGACGATGAAGGTGCGCGGGAGGAGGGCGACCGATGCGGAGCGGGCCCGCCTCGAGGAGCAGTTCGCCATCCGCACGGCCGAGGACGTGGCCCAGGTGCTCGGCAACATGAAGGGCGCCATCATGAAGGCGGGTCAGATGATCTCCTTCATCGCCGAGGGGTTGCCGCCCGAAGCCCAGGCCGCGCTCGCGACCCTCCAGGCCGACGTGCCGCCGATGGCGCCGAGCCTGGCCGAGGGCGTGATCCGCGCCGAGCTCGGCGCCGACCCCGAGAAGCTCTTCCTCGAGTGGAACCGGGTGCCGGTCGCCGCCGCGTCCATCGGTCAGGTGCACCGGGCGGTCATGCCCGACGGGCGGGTGGTCGCGGTGAAGGTGCAGTACCCCGGCGTCGACAAGGCCATCAAGAGCGACCTCGACAACGCGGAGATGCTCTACGGGCTGTTCGCGTCGTTCGCGCTCAAGAACATGGACGTCAAGGGCCTGGTCGACGAGCTCCGCGCGCGCATGGGCGACGAGCTCGACTACCGGCTGGAGGCCCGGTGCCAGGCCGAGTTCGCGGTGCGCTACCGCGGCCACCCGTTCATCCACGTGCCCGAGGTCGTGCCCGAGCGCTCGACCCGGCGGGTCATCACGAGCGAGTGGGTCGGCGGGGTCAACTGGGCCGAGCTGCTGGCGACCGCGTCCCCCGAGGCGAAGCAACAGGCAGCCGAGATCCTCTTTCGCTTCGCAGAGGGCTCGATCTGGCACCACGGCGTCTTCAACGGCGACCCCCACCCGGGCAACTACCGGTTCCTGCCCGACGGCACCGTCACCTTCCTCGACTTCGGGCTCGTCAAGCGCTGGTCACCAGGTGAGCTCGAGAGCCTGAGCCCCATCCTCGACGCCATCCTGCGCAGCGACCCCGACGGCACCGAGGCGGCGCTCATCGAGGCGGGCTTCCTGTCCGCCCATCATCCGCTCACGGCGAAGCGGATCTACGAGTACGTGAGCACGCCGTACCTTCCGTTCCAGACCGACGACTTCACCTACACGCCCGAGCACGTCGCCACCACCATCCAGACGATGATCGACCTGAACGGCGAGTTCGGTGACGTCATCCGCCAGCTCAACATGCCGCCGTCGTACGTGATCCTCGACCGGGTGGTGTGGGGGGTCAGCGCGTTGTTGGGACGCCTCGGGGCGCGCGGCAACTTTCAGGCACTGCTCGCCGAGTACCGCAAGGGCGCCCCTCCGTCGACCGAGCTCGGACAGGTCGAGGCCGCATGGCGCGCGCGACAGTCGACGGTCGCGCCGTAG
- a CDS encoding M48 family metallopeptidase translates to MNVEVVRSARRRKTVEAWEVGGVLRVAIPACMSRAEEQHWVGEMVRRFERRRSSDHIDLRARVAALARRYELPHPVSVEWSDRQRSLWGSCTPAQRSIRLASRLAREPGWVLDYVIVHELAHLVEATHGPEFWALVDRYPRTERARGWLMAKGLDAGD, encoded by the coding sequence ATGAATGTGGAGGTCGTGCGGAGCGCCCGGCGGCGCAAGACCGTGGAGGCATGGGAGGTCGGGGGGGTGCTGCGCGTGGCGATCCCCGCCTGCATGAGCCGCGCCGAGGAGCAGCACTGGGTGGGCGAGATGGTGCGGCGCTTCGAGCGTCGCCGGTCATCCGACCACATCGACCTGCGCGCCCGGGTCGCCGCCCTGGCCCGGCGCTACGAGCTCCCCCATCCGGTGTCGGTCGAGTGGTCGGACCGCCAGCGCTCGCTGTGGGGCTCGTGCACGCCGGCGCAGCGCTCCATCCGCCTCGCCTCCCGCCTGGCGCGCGAGCCGGGATGGGTCCTCGACTACGTGATCGTGCACGAGCTCGCGCACCTCGTCGAGGCGACGCACGGGCCGGAGTTCTGGGCGCTCGTCGACCGCTACCCGCGGACCGAACGGGCGCGCGGCTGGCTCATGGCGAAGGGCCTCGACGCCGGCGACTGA
- a CDS encoding dehydratase: MALPIEKLGTRYAERTDTIDPDRAKAYAAATNDDNPAYESGKYAPPIFGVVPTWDAMLLAAADVIPPDALPFIVHGEQDMHFHQPLVPGAELTTAAEAHSVRVGRSGTRFTTRIMSNDVDGRTVMEVFSTTFIRGMSDGDSGGPDKPVHALPPDHGEPVATFTVHVDDDQTYRYRDASGDTMPIHVDDAFAKSVGLPGIIVHGLCTMAMCSQAVVKTVAGGDPSRLRRLAVRFSKPVLPGNDVVTTIYDIGNGAYAFEATSAGSTVIKDGRAEVAPA, encoded by the coding sequence ATGGCACTTCCCATCGAGAAGCTCGGCACCCGCTACGCCGAGCGCACCGACACGATCGACCCCGACAGGGCCAAGGCCTACGCGGCAGCCACCAACGACGACAATCCCGCCTACGAGTCGGGCAAGTACGCGCCGCCGATCTTCGGGGTGGTGCCGACGTGGGACGCAATGCTGCTCGCGGCGGCCGACGTGATCCCGCCCGACGCGCTGCCTTTCATCGTGCACGGCGAGCAGGACATGCACTTCCATCAGCCGCTGGTGCCGGGCGCGGAGCTCACGACCGCGGCCGAGGCCCACAGCGTGCGCGTCGGCCGCTCGGGCACGCGCTTCACGACCCGCATCATGAGCAACGACGTCGACGGCAGGACGGTCATGGAGGTGTTCAGCACCACGTTCATCCGCGGCATGAGCGACGGAGACAGCGGAGGCCCGGACAAGCCCGTCCACGCTCTTCCTCCCGACCACGGGGAGCCCGTGGCCACGTTCACCGTGCACGTCGACGACGACCAGACCTACCGCTACCGCGACGCATCGGGCGACACCATGCCGATCCACGTCGACGACGCGTTCGCCAAGAGCGTCGGCCTGCCCGGCATCATCGTGCACGGCCTCTGCACGATGGCCATGTGCAGCCAGGCTGTGGTGAAGACGGTGGCGGGCGGCGACCCGAGCCGGTTGAGGCGTCTGGCCGTGCGGTTCTCCAAACCCGTGCTCCCGGGCAACGACGTCGTCACGACGATCTACGACATCGGTAACGGCGCGTACGCGTTCGAGGCGACGAGCGCGGGCTCCACCGTCATCAAGGACGGCCGCGCCGAGGTGGCCCCCGCATAG